The Argonema galeatum A003/A1 region CCCAGGCTCTTAACTTGTTCCACATCAGATTATCTACCTTTGAAAAGGTTTCTTTGCTGACTACTGTTGAGTAATAGTTTGACCATCCCCGGATGATTGGATTCAGCTTGCTAATTAGGGCAGCTTGAGGGGCTGTCTTATGAGTATCTATTACCTCAGCAATCTTTGCTAGGTGGGTTTTTACCTTGGCTTTGTCGGGGGTGATTAAGGTTTTAAAACCTAGTGGGGTTCCACTACCGTTTTTGGCACATCGATAGTTTCCTACTTTGTGCTGTTGAATGTGAAACCCTAGAAACTCAAACCCAACGTTTCCTTCGTATTCGCTGTAGGTATGGGTTAATTTTGTCTTACTTAGTTTTAATTCCAGTCCGATGTCACTTAACCAGTCTGCGATTATTTTCTGGCAGGTTTGTACTACGTTGATGTCCTCGTGCATTATCACAAAGTCATCTGCGTATCGAATTAAGCTCAGGGCTTTTCGGTTTTTTTCCTTATTACCCTTTAACGTTTCTGCGTATTGCTTAACCCGTTCTTCCAGACCATGTAAGGCAATGTTGGCCAGTAGCGGTGAAATTACTCCGCCTTGTGGTGTACCCTCATTGGTAGGGAATAACTCTCCCTGGTCAACTATCCCGGCTTTGAGCCAAGCTTTGAGCTGCCTTCTCATTGTCGGGAATGTGTTGACCTTTCTTAGTAGCGCTTCATGGTTTATGCGGTCAAAGCATTTGGCAATATCAGCGTCCAAAACGTATTTTGCTTTAAGACTGATACTTCCAAATATTGCTCCAATTGCATCGTGACACGAACGTCCTGGTCTAAAGCCGTAACTGTTTGGCTCAAAGCGAGCCTCCCATTCTGGCTCTAACGTTAGCTTGACTAACGCTTGCAATGCCCGGTCGTGTATTGTCGGTATTCCTAACGGTCGTTTCTCGTCTGTTCCTGGTTTGGGAATCATTACCCTACGGGCGGGTTTTGATTTACCAGTGATTCTCAGGTTGTTTACTAAGGTGATACGCTGCTTCGGGGTTAGTGTTTTCACGCCATCCACACCAGCCGTGTTCTTACCTTGGTTGTCCTGGGTGACTCGTCTAACCGCAATACACTTTGCAGACCAAGACCTAATCAAGGTCTTTTGAAGTTTACGAACTGCTTTAACATCGCCACGTTCACTCGCTTGGAAAATTCGCTTTTGCAACTTGAACGTCAATCTCTCGGCTTTTCGCCAGTTGATTTGGTTCCATTCCACCGTCAGATTATTCTGCGTTTTAGACTTATTCATTGCTACTTATCTCTTTCCCTTTGGAGTTATCGTGTATCCGTCTGCATATCCTTGCCATTACAGCAAGGCATTCGCTTCTGATACAATCCCTCCCCTACATACCGTTCGTTAGCTACTTACTGGATTTTCGACCTTCCAGAGATATGTAGGGGTTACTTCGTTCCGATTACACATGATTGAATCTTTAGCGTGATGCTATCCACCGGGTTTATTGGGCGGTGCTGATAAGTCAGTAGATCAACCGCTTATGCCCTATCCTTGCCTTTTGGCTTGGTGTTAACCAAGTTTTTCCTTGATTTAGCCATTTCACCATCGAAATTTACGGTGGTTCGGACACATCTTTGCTTTCGCTACGCATGGATTCTTGCTCGACAGTTACCGGATTCGGCTACCAGTATTTCTGCCTTTTACCCCCGCTTTATCCTGTTGGTTGCTATCCATCAAAATAGGGGATATGCTTTTTCCTCTGCACTTGAGGACTAGGACTAAGGGAGTAACCCCGCACCTAGAGGTGTAATCAGTTGTCACCAGTCTCATCGACTGGGCTAACCGTCCCGCAAGCCTTTCGGCTTACTTTAGGCTAAACGAATCGCACGATCTATAATTTCATGGCGGGCCAGATTGCGGGTGAAACCTCCCTTCCCAGTAGCGCAGAAGTCGCAAGCCATCGGACAACCGACTTGGGAAGAGACGCAAACGGTGAGGCGCTTTTCTGTAGGAATGCCAACGGTTTCGATAATTTGACCGTCTGCGAGTCGCAAAAGATATTTAATTGTGTCATCTGGGGCGACAGAGCGATGGTGTAGGGCCGATCGGCCAATAGGCACATCTGCTTGAGCTTCCCGCCACTGTTTGGGAAATACAGAGATTTCGCCGATACTTTTGGCACCTTGTTGATAAATCCACTGGTACAGCTGGCGTCCCCTGTATGCCGGTTGTCCCCGCTGCTGCACCCACTCCGTTAATTGTGCCAAACTTGCCCCCAGAAGAGAAGTGGGAGAGTAGGGAAGTGGGAAAGTGGGGAAGTGGGGGAGAATTTCCCCAGACTTGAGATTATTGCCTTTTGGGGCCGATCGCTTACTTAGTTTACTCTGTACCATAATTCCTGCCAAAACACGCCCAACCTCTAGGCTAACTGTTTTGGCAGTACACCAGGGGGTTCATCAACAGTTGGCTATTACATATAGAGCAGTAGGAGACATCGATAAGTCAATCTCCCACCTCCAAACAAGCTTGCAGATTTTTGAGGAAGTCGGCAGTCAAGCTAATATAGCGATGGCTTTGTTGGAATTGGCTAAATCTAACCTCCACACTAACCGCGCATCCAACGAAGCAATCCAAAATTACCTACTGCGTGCTGGAAAAATTTGTCAGGAACTACAGCTACCACAAGTACAAGAAATACAACAATTGCAATTAAATTTAACATAATTTTAAATTACAGCGTTTCGCGCTGTTACTTCATTAGACCTCTCCAGAAATTAAAGGTGCGTTAGCTGAAACCCTTGTAGAGACGTTGCATGCAACGTCTCTACATTCTTTGAAAGGAGATGTCTATTGTTTGAGTACATCTCTTGACAAGGAGTAAA contains the following coding sequences:
- the ltrA gene encoding group II intron reverse transcriptase/maturase, whose protein sequence is MNKSKTQNNLTVEWNQINWRKAERLTFKLQKRIFQASERGDVKAVRKLQKTLIRSWSAKCIAVRRVTQDNQGKNTAGVDGVKTLTPKQRITLVNNLRITGKSKPARRVMIPKPGTDEKRPLGIPTIHDRALQALVKLTLEPEWEARFEPNSYGFRPGRSCHDAIGAIFGSISLKAKYVLDADIAKCFDRINHEALLRKVNTFPTMRRQLKAWLKAGIVDQGELFPTNEGTPQGGVISPLLANIALHGLEERVKQYAETLKGNKEKNRKALSLIRYADDFVIMHEDINVVQTCQKIIADWLSDIGLELKLSKTKLTHTYSEYEGNVGFEFLGFHIQQHKVGNYRCAKNGSGTPLGFKTLITPDKAKVKTHLAKIAEVIDTHKTAPQAALISKLNPIIRGWSNYYSTVVSKETFSKVDNLMWNKLRAWVRSRGKGDINKDKYWRTVGDQNWCFSTEDGLVLTQHQATPIVRHVKVKGEASPYNGDWIYWSKRRGEYPQTPSRAAKLLKRQQGKCTHCGLYFTTTDMVEADHDKPISLGGKDTYDNLRLLHKHCHDTKTDSDGSLHKSYEDNPF